In one Mycobacterium sp. NBC_00419 genomic region, the following are encoded:
- a CDS encoding iron-containing redox enzyme family protein has protein sequence MAVLDLLTERAPRAHLNRVEASVGDSDPYGIDVQLSLYVCYELHYRGFAGVDDGWEWNPGLLHLRARLEETFLAAVSQDVGDIGAGETAAAEMERLTVEPVDGSGPSYFLRDKGTWEQMQEYFVHRSLYHLKEGDPHAWAIPRLTGQAKAAFVAVEYDEFGGGRADQVHQQLFADLMVAAGLDADYLGYIDAVPAESLAVVNLMSMFGLHREHRGSAIGHFASTEITSSPGSRRLVEALERLGAPDTCVAFYREHVEADAVHEQVVRTDVVGDLVGREPELERDVVFGIRAHEAVEDRLARHLMASWTTGESSLRRPIG, from the coding sequence ATGGCGGTTCTCGATCTCCTCACCGAGCGGGCACCGCGGGCGCACCTCAATCGCGTCGAGGCCTCCGTCGGCGACTCCGATCCCTACGGCATCGACGTTCAGCTGAGCCTCTACGTGTGTTACGAACTGCACTACCGCGGGTTCGCCGGCGTCGACGACGGCTGGGAGTGGAACCCCGGGTTGCTGCATCTGCGGGCCCGTCTTGAAGAGACCTTCCTCGCGGCGGTGAGCCAGGACGTCGGCGACATCGGCGCCGGCGAGACCGCGGCCGCCGAGATGGAGCGCCTGACGGTCGAACCCGTCGACGGATCGGGTCCGTCGTACTTCCTGCGCGACAAGGGAACCTGGGAGCAGATGCAGGAGTACTTCGTGCACCGCTCGCTGTATCACCTCAAGGAGGGCGATCCGCACGCCTGGGCCATCCCCCGGCTCACCGGTCAGGCGAAAGCCGCATTCGTGGCCGTCGAGTACGACGAGTTCGGTGGCGGTCGCGCTGACCAGGTTCACCAGCAGCTGTTCGCCGACCTGATGGTCGCCGCCGGGCTCGACGCCGACTACCTCGGCTACATCGACGCCGTGCCCGCCGAGTCGCTGGCGGTGGTCAACCTGATGTCGATGTTCGGCCTGCACCGCGAGCATCGCGGCAGCGCCATCGGGCATTTCGCATCCACCGAGATCACGTCCTCACCCGGTTCGCGCCGACTCGTCGAAGCACTCGAACGGCTCGGCGCCCCCGACACCTGCGTGGCGTTCTACCGGGAGCATGTCGAGGCCGATGCCGTGCACGAGCAGGTGGTGCGGACCGACGTCGTCGGCGATCTGGTCGGGCGCGAACCCGAGTTGGAGCGCGACGTCGTGTTCGGGATCCGGGCGCATGAAGCGGTCGAGGATCGCCTGGCCCGTCACCTGATGGCGAGCTGGACCACCGGCGAGAGCTCGCTACGCAGGCCGATCGGCTGA
- a CDS encoding CDGSH iron-sulfur domain-containing protein, which yields MTEVQPRLVRIVSSGPMMVQGPVRIELADGTVVESDRFMVAICTCKRSKTYPLCDTSHRRRRRHGDAASADRPA from the coding sequence ATGACCGAGGTGCAGCCGCGCCTGGTCCGCATCGTGTCGTCGGGGCCCATGATGGTGCAGGGACCGGTGCGCATCGAACTGGCGGACGGAACCGTCGTTGAATCCGACCGCTTCATGGTCGCGATCTGTACGTGCAAGCGCAGCAAGACCTATCCGCTGTGCGACACCAGCCACCGGCGTCGCCGCCGTCACGGTGACGCGGCGTCAGCCGATCGGCCTGCGTAG
- a CDS encoding LLM class F420-dependent oxidoreductase yields the protein MTRFGYTLMTEQSGPKELVRYAMSAEQAGFDFEVCSDHFSPWLVSQGHAPNAWTLLGAVAHATETVDLYTYVTCPTMRYHPAVVAQQAATLQILADGRFTLGLGSGENLNEHVIGRGWPAVARRHDMLREAIVIIRRLLSGELVDHKGEYFQVDSARIWDVPEVPVTIGVAVSGERSLDAFATAGDHLIAVEPDGKLVDGWHSARQATGLPGGGRVIGQIPICWDPDRDAAIQRAHEQFRWFSGGWAVNADLPTPAGFAGATQFVTPDAVAENIPCGPDLDAIVESVSAYWKAGFTDIALVQIGDDGQEAFLAKAAEPLLAALREAAN from the coding sequence ATGACGCGCTTCGGATACACCCTCATGACCGAGCAGAGCGGACCCAAAGAGCTTGTCCGCTATGCGATGTCAGCTGAGCAGGCAGGTTTCGACTTCGAGGTCTGCAGTGACCACTTCTCACCGTGGCTGGTGTCGCAGGGCCACGCCCCGAACGCCTGGACGCTCCTTGGCGCGGTCGCGCACGCCACCGAGACAGTCGACCTCTACACCTACGTGACCTGTCCGACGATGCGCTACCACCCGGCTGTCGTCGCTCAGCAGGCGGCGACATTGCAGATACTCGCCGACGGCCGCTTCACGCTGGGACTGGGCTCCGGGGAGAACCTCAACGAGCATGTCATCGGACGCGGCTGGCCGGCGGTAGCGCGACGCCACGACATGCTGCGTGAGGCGATCGTCATCATCCGGCGGCTGCTCAGCGGCGAACTGGTCGACCACAAGGGCGAGTACTTCCAGGTGGATTCGGCGCGGATCTGGGACGTCCCCGAGGTGCCGGTGACCATCGGCGTCGCCGTATCCGGGGAGCGCTCGCTGGACGCCTTCGCCACCGCGGGCGATCACCTGATCGCCGTCGAACCCGACGGCAAGCTCGTCGACGGCTGGCACAGTGCCCGCCAGGCGACCGGGCTGCCCGGCGGTGGACGGGTGATCGGACAGATCCCGATCTGCTGGGACCCGGACCGCGACGCGGCGATCCAGCGGGCCCACGAGCAGTTCCGCTGGTTCAGCGGTGGCTGGGCCGTCAATGCCGACCTGCCCACACCGGCCGGCTTCGCCGGCGCCACCCAGTTCGTCACCCCGGACGCCGTAGCCGAGAACATTCCGTGCGGGCCGGATCTGGACGCCATCGTCGAGTCGGTCAGCGCGTATTGGAAGGCCGGGTTCACCGACATCGCGCTGGTTCAGATCGGCGACGACGGGCAGGAGGCCTTCCTCGCCAAGGCTGCCGAACCATTGCTGGCGGCCCTGCGCGAGGCAGCGAACTGA
- a CDS encoding HemK2/MTQ2 family protein methyltransferase — MTILYPDVQDSVAATTGVYAPQHDSMLLIDAMTVAADMAGRRVLDVCTGSGVIAIAAAQLGARSVCAVDISPRAVRCVQANAARAGVTVDARLGDVTGAADTGPYDIVVSNPPYVPTGPDSHLEQISPDVGPSSAWDAGPDGRMVLDPLCDSAPMLLADRGTMLIVQSELAGAGRTLRRLRRGGLHAEIIMTQLIPFGPVLNARAHWMEQIGMIPVGRREEELVVIRAVKAA, encoded by the coding sequence TTGACCATCCTCTATCCCGACGTGCAGGATTCGGTTGCCGCGACAACGGGCGTCTATGCACCGCAGCATGATTCGATGCTGCTCATCGACGCGATGACAGTTGCCGCCGACATGGCAGGGCGGCGCGTTCTCGACGTCTGCACCGGAAGCGGTGTGATCGCCATCGCGGCGGCCCAACTCGGTGCGCGCAGTGTCTGTGCCGTTGACATCAGCCCCCGCGCCGTGCGGTGTGTCCAAGCCAACGCCGCGCGTGCCGGTGTGACGGTCGACGCCCGGCTCGGTGATGTGACCGGCGCAGCCGACACTGGACCGTACGACATCGTCGTCTCCAATCCTCCTTATGTGCCAACAGGTCCCGACTCGCATCTGGAGCAGATCTCGCCGGACGTCGGTCCCTCGAGTGCGTGGGACGCCGGTCCGGACGGCCGGATGGTGCTCGACCCGCTGTGCGATTCGGCGCCGATGTTGCTGGCCGACAGGGGCACGATGCTGATCGTGCAGTCCGAACTCGCCGGTGCCGGGCGCACCCTGCGACGGCTCCGCCGTGGTGGCCTGCACGCCGAAATTATTATGACGCAACTCATTCCGTTCGGTCCGGTGCTCAACGCCCGGGCGCACTGGATGGAGCAGATCGGCATGATCCCGGTCGGCAGGCGCGAGGAGGAACTCGTCGTGATCAGAGCGGTGAAAGCAGCATGA